Proteins found in one Brevibacillus brevis genomic segment:
- a CDS encoding YetF domain-containing protein produces MESIVEMIARAVLAFAIMMIITRVLGKQTIAQMTYHDFVAAITLGALTANLAFNTMAKISHMLVTLLTFSGIAYLLMILSLKNRKMRKWFSGQPTMIIQDGRILEDNMRKQKLSLDTLNQELRERNIFNIEEVQYAVLELNGEISVLRKPQFLPVTRGDLQLKTGKRQTFPIELIMDGQIIQSNLRQHSLTIEWLLSQVGKKGLSVAEVNYAVISSNGHIYFDPYEDGITNPIDKE; encoded by the coding sequence ATGGAATCTATTGTGGAAATGATTGCGAGAGCAGTGCTGGCTTTTGCGATCATGATGATCATTACTAGGGTGTTGGGCAAGCAGACGATTGCGCAAATGACGTATCACGATTTTGTCGCGGCGATCACCTTGGGGGCGCTGACAGCAAATCTTGCCTTTAACACCATGGCCAAAATATCGCACATGCTCGTGACATTACTCACTTTTAGTGGTATCGCCTATTTGTTGATGATTCTCTCCCTGAAAAACCGGAAGATGCGAAAATGGTTTTCGGGCCAACCGACGATGATTATCCAGGATGGAAGAATTCTCGAAGATAACATGCGCAAGCAAAAGCTGTCTTTGGATACGCTGAATCAAGAGCTGAGGGAAAGAAACATTTTTAATATCGAAGAAGTTCAATATGCTGTGCTGGAGTTGAATGGAGAGATATCCGTCCTGCGAAAACCGCAGTTTTTACCTGTCACTCGCGGGGATTTGCAATTGAAAACGGGAAAGAGACAGACATTCCCGATTGAACTGATCATGGATGGCCAAATCATCCAGAGCAATTTACGCCAACATAGCTTAACCATCGAGTGGCTACTCTCACAGGTGGGCAAAAAAGGATTGAGCGTCGCGGAAGTGAATTACGCCGTGATTAGCTCTAATGGACATATTTATTTCGACCCGTATGAGGACGGTATTACTAATCCGATCGACAAAGAATAA
- a CDS encoding S-layer homology domain-containing protein, giving the protein MKVITVLLALILGLSSIYPAVTHAAPKFHDVDPKKYGWAMNSISFMVDKGVVSGYPDGRFQPERLVDKAELTVMIYRLFDRYRPYKANQKTDYSNYHIERFADVPQNHWAYTEISSIVTRDWWNAVRYSSNGYLFSPDTKLNRIGAANVLPVFMLENQDIPAAEVLQILSGMRDIPIILTQYSLDPNSPENFFQEDGRYNEDGRDQTNILYPLLFGQDGDEILFSDDYSGIIGTNLALLQKTGIMTAWNGKFEGGEMLTRAEAVTILHRFYNHLKKTGTLSQYSSK; this is encoded by the coding sequence ATGAAAGTCATCACGGTATTACTTGCACTCATTTTGGGGTTATCCAGTATTTATCCTGCAGTCACACATGCTGCTCCGAAATTTCATGATGTCGATCCGAAGAAATACGGCTGGGCCATGAATTCGATCTCCTTTATGGTAGATAAGGGTGTGGTGAGTGGTTATCCTGACGGTCGCTTTCAGCCTGAAAGATTGGTAGACAAAGCAGAATTGACCGTCATGATCTATCGCCTGTTTGATCGGTACAGACCGTACAAAGCTAACCAAAAGACAGATTACAGCAACTATCACATCGAGCGATTTGCCGACGTGCCCCAAAATCATTGGGCGTACACGGAGATTAGCTCGATTGTCACAAGAGACTGGTGGAATGCTGTCCGCTATTCGTCCAATGGCTACCTTTTTTCCCCAGACACAAAACTCAATCGAATTGGTGCGGCAAACGTCTTGCCCGTCTTTATGTTAGAAAACCAAGACATTCCGGCGGCAGAGGTCTTACAAATCCTTTCCGGCATGCGGGATATTCCCATCATCTTGACTCAGTATTCGCTTGACCCAAACTCGCCTGAAAACTTCTTCCAGGAGGATGGTCGGTACAACGAAGACGGGAGAGACCAAACGAACATCCTGTATCCGCTTCTCTTTGGCCAAGATGGCGATGAAATTTTGTTTTCGGATGACTACAGTGGAATCATAGGAACCAACCTCGCCCTCTTGCAAAAAACAGGGATCATGACTGCGTGGAACGGCAAGTTCGAGGGTGGAGAAATGCTGACCCGCGCGGAAGCTGTCACTATTTTGCACCGATTTTATAACCATTTGAAGAAAACAGGTACACTCAGCCAATACTCGAGCAAGTAA
- the hrpB gene encoding ATP-dependent helicase HrpB → MNALPINEVLPELVNTLRKETNAVLVAAPGAGKTTRVPLALRDEAWLDNRRIVMLVPRRLAARQAAAYMAALLGEEVGQTVGYRVKRESRVGPDTRIEVMTEGILTRMLQDDPELSDVGLVIFDEFHERNLHADLGLALSLQAQGLFREDLRILVMSATLDAEPVSALLGNAPVVSSKGRMFPVETHFLTSPMQGRLEEAVVHMIFHALRQEEGDMLVFLPGAKEIHRVQALLEESGVGSNIRIAPLYGNLSQEEQDKAIQPGKTGERKIVLATTIAETSLTVEGVRIVIDSGLKRVPRFSPRTGMTRLETAKVSRASADQRRGRAGRLAPGVCFRLWTEQEDRMLIPQQAPEIMEADLAVLALELALWGVGAPDELEWLNPPPKPAMAQAQELLIQLGAFDERKQITPHGRVLAGMGVHPRLGHMIQKANELGEGELACELAVLLEERDIMRGRQASADADMRTRVELLRQVANKQSVAAELPIDIGACKRLWNEAAHFKRIWINNMPSDATTRTEATGRLLAFAYPDRIAQRRADGRYLLRNGRGAAFSVQQPLTASPYIVAAELDDQGADSRILLAASVEESELLNDCAMQITERMNVWWEHTAGAVRSRKQKRLGAILLAEIPAEASPDEVLTAFLDGIKEEGLEILPWNRQARQYRERLFFMQRLEEGWPNMEDEALLASLEEWLAPHVYGFRKKEDLQALSVTTLLESMLSWEQRRQLDEYAPTHVIVPSGSKIPVDYSDPAAPVLSVRLQELFGWQDSPRIGRGKVPLTLHLLSPAQRPVQVTRDLASFWAHAYFEVKKDLKGRYPKHYWPEDPLAAIPTNRTRPRI, encoded by the coding sequence ATGAATGCATTGCCGATAAATGAAGTATTGCCCGAGCTGGTAAACACGCTTCGCAAAGAGACAAACGCAGTGTTGGTAGCCGCTCCAGGTGCGGGGAAGACGACGCGGGTACCATTGGCCTTGCGTGACGAAGCTTGGTTGGACAATCGCCGAATTGTAATGCTGGTACCACGACGACTGGCCGCACGTCAAGCCGCTGCCTACATGGCTGCCTTGCTGGGTGAAGAAGTTGGGCAAACGGTCGGATACCGGGTCAAGCGTGAATCAAGAGTGGGTCCAGACACACGGATTGAAGTGATGACAGAAGGAATTTTAACGAGAATGCTACAGGATGATCCAGAGCTATCCGATGTTGGTCTTGTTATTTTCGACGAGTTCCACGAACGGAATTTGCACGCGGATTTAGGGCTGGCCCTTAGTCTTCAGGCACAAGGCTTGTTTCGAGAGGACCTGCGAATTCTCGTGATGTCCGCTACCCTCGATGCAGAGCCCGTGTCAGCCTTGCTGGGGAATGCTCCTGTTGTCAGTAGTAAAGGCAGGATGTTTCCGGTGGAGACGCACTTTTTGACTTCTCCGATGCAGGGCCGTCTGGAGGAAGCGGTTGTCCATATGATCTTCCATGCGTTGAGACAAGAAGAGGGAGATATGCTCGTCTTTTTACCGGGAGCCAAAGAAATTCATCGGGTGCAAGCGTTGCTCGAAGAAAGCGGTGTGGGATCGAATATACGGATTGCGCCTCTTTACGGAAATTTGTCGCAGGAGGAACAAGATAAGGCGATCCAGCCCGGGAAAACAGGAGAGCGCAAAATTGTCCTCGCTACGACTATTGCCGAGACGAGCTTGACTGTCGAGGGTGTGCGCATCGTGATTGATAGTGGTTTAAAACGGGTCCCGCGCTTTTCTCCACGAACGGGGATGACGAGACTGGAGACTGCAAAGGTATCGAGAGCATCTGCTGACCAACGGCGAGGAAGGGCTGGACGTCTTGCACCCGGGGTTTGCTTTCGATTGTGGACAGAGCAAGAAGATCGCATGCTCATTCCACAGCAGGCACCTGAAATCATGGAAGCGGATCTGGCTGTGCTCGCTTTGGAGCTGGCTCTGTGGGGAGTCGGGGCACCGGACGAGCTGGAATGGCTGAATCCCCCGCCGAAGCCAGCGATGGCACAGGCTCAAGAGCTGCTGATTCAGCTGGGCGCATTCGATGAGCGGAAGCAGATCACACCACATGGACGAGTGCTGGCTGGGATGGGTGTACATCCGAGGTTAGGCCACATGATTCAAAAAGCGAATGAGCTGGGGGAAGGTGAACTGGCCTGCGAGCTGGCTGTTCTCTTGGAAGAACGAGATATTATGAGGGGGCGCCAAGCTTCGGCAGATGCGGATATGCGTACGCGTGTTGAGCTGCTCCGACAGGTAGCAAACAAACAGAGTGTTGCAGCGGAGCTTCCGATTGATATAGGAGCATGCAAAAGACTTTGGAATGAGGCGGCTCACTTTAAACGGATATGGATAAACAACATGCCCAGTGATGCGACCACTCGTACAGAAGCAACGGGAAGACTACTGGCGTTTGCGTACCCGGATCGGATTGCCCAGCGAAGAGCAGATGGACGCTATTTGCTTCGAAATGGGCGTGGGGCGGCTTTTTCCGTGCAGCAACCACTGACTGCTTCACCGTATATTGTGGCAGCAGAACTCGATGACCAAGGTGCAGACAGTCGGATATTACTGGCGGCTAGTGTGGAAGAAAGCGAGCTGTTGAATGATTGTGCGATGCAGATTACCGAACGAATGAACGTATGGTGGGAGCATACGGCTGGGGCAGTTCGCAGCCGCAAGCAAAAGCGGTTGGGCGCGATCCTGTTGGCAGAAATACCTGCGGAGGCTTCGCCAGATGAGGTGTTAACAGCGTTTTTGGACGGAATAAAAGAAGAGGGCTTGGAGATTTTGCCGTGGAACCGGCAGGCGAGACAGTATCGGGAGCGTTTGTTCTTTATGCAGCGTCTGGAGGAAGGCTGGCCGAATATGGAAGATGAGGCACTGCTTGCTTCCTTGGAGGAATGGCTCGCTCCCCATGTGTATGGTTTCAGAAAAAAGGAAGACCTGCAGGCGCTGTCAGTGACGACGTTGCTGGAGAGTATGCTGTCATGGGAGCAGCGCAGACAATTGGACGAATACGCTCCGACCCATGTGATCGTCCCGAGCGGTTCCAAAATTCCTGTCGATTACAGCGATCCAGCGGCACCGGTGCTTTCGGTCCGGTTACAGGAGTTGTTTGGTTGGCAAGACTCTCCGCGAATAGGCAGAGGCAAAGTACCGCTGACATTGCACCTGCTTTCGCCAGCTCAGCGTCCGGTACAAGTGACACGGGATTTGGCGAGCTTTTGGGCACATGCGTATTTTGAGGTGAAAAAGGATTTAAAGGGACGTTATCCCAAGCATTACTGGCCAGAAGATCCGTTAGCGGCCATTCCGACAAACCGGACGCGACCACGCATATAA
- the bluB gene encoding 5,6-dimethylbenzimidazole synthase, producing the protein MKRLTAEEKNGLYKAISNRRDIRTFRPDPVAPEKLAMILAAAHHAPSVGFMQPWNFVLVEDDATKQALAECADKERRALAIHYEGTGRESTFLELKIQGIKEAPVTICVTCDPTRGGDHVLGRNSIPETDIMSVSCAIQNMWLAAYAEDLAMGWVSFYKKADVRRILNIPPHIDPVALLSIGYTDHYPERPLLELHQWRQREDLQQLIYREQWGNKA; encoded by the coding sequence ATGAAACGCTTAACCGCGGAAGAAAAAAACGGTTTGTATAAAGCCATTAGCAATCGTCGCGATATTCGTACCTTTCGCCCAGATCCTGTCGCCCCGGAAAAGCTCGCCATGATCTTGGCTGCTGCCCACCATGCTCCTTCTGTCGGATTCATGCAACCATGGAATTTTGTCCTGGTAGAAGACGACGCAACCAAACAAGCTCTCGCAGAATGTGCAGATAAAGAACGCCGGGCGCTTGCCATCCACTACGAAGGGACGGGACGAGAGTCGACCTTTTTGGAGTTAAAAATTCAAGGGATCAAGGAAGCGCCTGTCACCATCTGTGTCACTTGTGATCCTACACGTGGCGGAGACCATGTACTCGGACGCAATTCCATCCCGGAAACAGATATCATGTCTGTCAGCTGTGCGATCCAAAACATGTGGCTGGCAGCCTACGCCGAAGATTTGGCAATGGGTTGGGTCAGCTTTTACAAGAAGGCCGACGTGCGTCGTATCCTGAACATACCGCCGCATATCGATCCTGTCGCATTGCTGTCGATCGGTTACACGGATCATTATCCGGAACGTCCACTCTTGGAGCTGCACCAATGGAGACAACGTGAGGACTTGCAACAGTTGATTTATCGGGAGCAGTGGGGAAATAAGGCGTAA
- a CDS encoding response regulator transcription factor: protein MQNILIVEDELPISRVLKAYLEKNNFRVEQAFNGEEAERKFDSLNPALVLLDVMLPGRSGWSILEYIRAKSSCPVIMLTALGQIDNKLAGLNQGADDYITKPFIADEVVARVHAVLRRSKQLIEGNHVKQFGSLRIDFKAYSVMLHGIELAFTPKDLCLFLFLAQYKNQTFTREQLIEQVWGMDYEGSDRAVDLAIKRIRRSLENWPTSEGEIRTYRGLGYKLCVYE, encoded by the coding sequence ATGCAAAACATCTTGATCGTGGAAGACGAGTTACCCATCTCTCGGGTATTAAAGGCGTATTTGGAAAAAAACAACTTTCGGGTTGAACAGGCATTTAACGGCGAGGAAGCTGAGCGGAAGTTTGATTCACTCAATCCTGCGCTCGTTTTGCTAGATGTGATGCTGCCTGGACGAAGCGGATGGAGTATTCTCGAATATATTCGGGCGAAAAGCTCGTGTCCTGTCATCATGCTGACAGCGTTGGGACAAATCGATAACAAGCTGGCGGGTCTGAACCAAGGTGCTGACGACTATATCACCAAGCCCTTTATTGCCGACGAAGTGGTCGCTCGCGTACATGCAGTATTACGTCGCTCGAAACAATTAATAGAAGGCAATCATGTGAAGCAGTTTGGCAGTCTGAGAATCGACTTCAAGGCGTATTCCGTCATGCTGCACGGCATCGAACTGGCGTTCACACCAAAGGACTTGTGCCTGTTTCTTTTTTTGGCGCAGTACAAAAACCAGACGTTCACCAGAGAACAGCTCATCGAGCAGGTGTGGGGGATGGATTACGAAGGAAGTGATCGCGCAGTAGACCTCGCGATCAAACGCATCCGGCGATCTTTGGAAAATTGGCCGACATCCGAAGGGGAAATCCGTACCTATCGTGGCTTGGGCTACAAGCTGTGCGTATATGAGTGA
- a CDS encoding HAMP domain-containing sensor histidine kinase, whose product MAWATSCAYMSEKKRTSLFRYWTTRYLIILCIGLFVIGIASSYWISYSETQKRLDFMRLMAAEVADRVIDVEGKVKMAPFLFRIVDSRQESLGVNYKPIMMILDEHKQPVFGVPGPFSGELKRIAPDLVEADDSLSQFELARGEEVLFVKESIKVDERVVGWVMLFTPQKQVIRSMTEFQLLAIMLLGLGLLGWLVIYLLTKKLSQPIKDVADAAKQIVLGNYEIQLDKNKREQEVYELIHSFGEMAERLKQLEMMRTELLAGVTHELKTPVTSISGLVQAVREEVVSGEEAKEFLDICTKETTRLQKMVEDLLDFNSFAVGDIRIRRQPQNMQELVREITHQWKIMQEEEKLCLDIESTSDPIMIDTDPLRVQQIMYNLLNNAAQAMESEGRIVVSLSASREEIRIDVKDNGRGIPIEEQSLIFERFYRGEDKKHIVRGLGLGLSFSRMIAQALGGVLILTESTASGSTFTLILRK is encoded by the coding sequence GTGGCTTGGGCTACAAGCTGTGCGTATATGAGTGAGAAAAAACGCACCTCTTTGTTTCGCTATTGGACGACGCGATACTTGATCATCTTGTGTATCGGCCTTTTCGTGATCGGGATTGCATCCAGCTACTGGATTTCTTATAGCGAGACGCAAAAACGCCTTGATTTTATGAGACTGATGGCAGCGGAAGTAGCGGATCGGGTCATTGATGTGGAAGGCAAGGTAAAAATGGCTCCGTTCTTGTTTCGTATTGTGGACAGTCGTCAGGAGTCACTCGGAGTCAATTACAAGCCAATTATGATGATCTTGGATGAACACAAGCAACCGGTATTTGGCGTACCTGGTCCTTTTTCCGGGGAATTAAAGCGCATTGCGCCTGATCTGGTGGAAGCGGATGACAGCCTGTCACAGTTTGAGCTTGCGCGGGGCGAAGAAGTGCTTTTCGTGAAGGAAAGCATTAAGGTGGATGAGCGAGTGGTTGGATGGGTCATGCTGTTCACCCCACAAAAACAGGTGATACGAAGCATGACTGAATTTCAATTGCTCGCGATCATGCTTCTGGGTCTCGGTTTGCTTGGCTGGCTCGTCATTTATTTGCTGACGAAAAAGCTGTCTCAGCCGATTAAGGATGTGGCAGACGCTGCCAAGCAAATCGTGCTGGGAAACTACGAGATTCAATTGGATAAAAACAAGCGCGAACAAGAAGTGTATGAGCTCATTCATTCCTTTGGAGAAATGGCAGAGCGATTGAAGCAGCTGGAAATGATGCGTACCGAGTTGTTGGCAGGGGTGACCCACGAACTCAAAACACCTGTTACGTCCATCAGTGGGCTGGTGCAAGCCGTGAGGGAAGAGGTTGTGAGCGGTGAGGAAGCCAAGGAGTTTTTGGATATTTGTACGAAGGAAACGACACGTCTGCAAAAGATGGTAGAGGATTTGCTCGATTTTAACTCTTTTGCAGTCGGTGACATTCGCATTCGCAGGCAGCCTCAAAACATGCAGGAGCTGGTCCGGGAAATTACGCACCAATGGAAAATTATGCAGGAAGAAGAGAAGCTCTGCCTGGACATCGAAAGTACCTCTGATCCGATCATGATAGATACCGACCCGCTGCGAGTGCAGCAAATCATGTACAATCTCCTAAATAATGCAGCACAAGCGATGGAATCGGAGGGGAGGATCGTCGTGTCACTATCTGCATCAAGAGAAGAGATCCGCATTGACGTGAAGGACAATGGACGTGGGATACCGATAGAAGAACAGTCTTTGATCTTCGAGAGATTCTACCGTGGCGAGGACAAGAAGCACATCGTCCGTGGGCTGGGGCTTGGCTTGTCTTTTAGCAGAATGATTGCCCAAGCGTTAGGAGGTGTGTTGATTCTGACTGAGAGTACCGCGTCAGGCAGCACCTTCACGTTGATTTTGCGCAAATAA
- a CDS encoding efflux RND transporter periplasmic adaptor subunit, translating into MTHKENKRELFSKTGSNRKRWIVGVLAVGAVIVSGGIFGYQSFFTPQTAQAAFQVETVKRGDISEVVQASGTVQASKRSSLSFSDAEEAKDAISTIKVGVGDAVKAGQILATMDDSVARIQVTNAEANLLSAQAKLEEAQKRKSPAEITSLQAAVNQTKNEWELAKQNIDGKKAANDVEKAKANLENAQKTYTSQQTLFAAGAIAKSEFDSAQASLDQAKRDYNSAVLTAGQTTGQASVKVEQALAAYQTAQEELQEANEGPDAATVLSAKAAVEQAKAGLQQAQKALRAVTLKAPMDGVIVQVNGNVGEIPGNDFIIMDNSNSGNLEVLAQISQSDIGKVQEGLPVTFTTSSYADETFHGKVKLIYPEAKTDAGVTTYDVLLSVANQDNKLKIGMTMNVAIERGTHKNVLVVPAQALQTQNGKDGVYVLKDAAAQQAGEGAEGNQAEAKQVNNRSGGKEGRANMPYRFVPIKMGYFTADQVEVTEGLTEGDRVVILANTQTSSGTSQNGNRMGGGMPGFGGMGVQIRGR; encoded by the coding sequence GTGACTCACAAGGAGAACAAGAGAGAGTTGTTTTCGAAGACAGGAAGCAACAGGAAAAGGTGGATCGTTGGAGTTTTGGCTGTCGGGGCCGTGATCGTTTCAGGAGGTATATTTGGCTACCAGTCATTTTTTACCCCACAAACGGCGCAGGCCGCTTTTCAAGTGGAGACGGTAAAAAGGGGAGACATCTCAGAAGTCGTGCAGGCATCAGGTACTGTCCAGGCTTCCAAGCGCTCGTCTCTCTCGTTTTCTGATGCAGAAGAAGCCAAGGATGCGATCTCTACTATTAAGGTCGGCGTTGGTGATGCCGTGAAGGCAGGGCAAATTCTGGCGACGATGGACGATTCTGTAGCGAGAATCCAGGTGACGAATGCGGAAGCCAATCTATTGTCGGCTCAAGCCAAGCTAGAGGAGGCGCAAAAGCGCAAAAGCCCTGCTGAAATCACTTCTTTACAAGCCGCCGTCAATCAGACCAAGAACGAATGGGAGCTCGCCAAGCAAAACATTGACGGAAAGAAAGCGGCGAATGACGTAGAAAAGGCAAAGGCAAACCTGGAGAATGCCCAGAAGACGTACACTTCCCAGCAGACCTTGTTCGCAGCAGGTGCGATTGCCAAGAGCGAATTCGACAGTGCCCAAGCCTCGTTGGACCAAGCTAAACGCGATTACAACTCGGCTGTATTGACTGCCGGACAGACGACAGGGCAGGCCAGTGTGAAGGTAGAGCAAGCATTGGCTGCGTATCAAACAGCACAAGAAGAGTTACAGGAAGCCAATGAAGGTCCGGATGCCGCCACAGTACTATCAGCCAAAGCAGCGGTGGAACAGGCAAAAGCGGGGTTGCAACAAGCACAGAAGGCATTGAGGGCTGTCACCTTGAAAGCACCGATGGACGGAGTGATCGTCCAGGTGAATGGCAATGTAGGCGAAATACCCGGGAATGATTTCATTATCATGGATAATTCGAATAGCGGAAATTTAGAGGTATTGGCTCAGATCAGCCAGAGCGACATCGGTAAAGTGCAGGAAGGCTTGCCTGTGACGTTTACAACGAGTTCTTATGCGGACGAGACGTTCCATGGAAAAGTAAAGCTGATCTATCCGGAAGCGAAAACTGACGCTGGAGTCACCACTTACGATGTGCTGTTGTCTGTGGCAAACCAGGATAACAAATTGAAGATCGGAATGACGATGAACGTCGCGATCGAACGAGGAACCCATAAAAATGTGCTCGTGGTACCTGCGCAAGCGCTGCAAACGCAAAATGGCAAGGATGGCGTGTATGTACTAAAGGATGCTGCTGCACAACAAGCTGGTGAAGGAGCAGAAGGGAATCAGGCTGAGGCGAAGCAAGTGAATAACCGCAGTGGAGGCAAAGAGGGCAGAGCGAATATGCCGTATCGATTTGTTCCAATCAAAATGGGATACTTCACTGCCGATCAGGTGGAGGTGACCGAGGGGCTTACCGAAGGAGATCGTGTCGTCATCCTCGCGAACACACAGACCTCATCTGGAACGAGTCAAAATGGAAATCGAATGGGCGGCGGTATGCCGGGATTCGGCGGAATGGGCGTCCAGATAAGGGGACGGTAG
- a CDS encoding ABC transporter ATP-binding protein yields the protein MKPVIQIEELRKQYIIGDQEIYALRGVSLSIEEGDFVAIMGPSGSGKSSMMNVIGCLDKPTSGEFFLDGYPVSQAHDDELAVIRNQKIGFVFQNFNLLPRTTAVENVELPLLYGGTPARERREKAIRALTSVGLAERLNNKPNELSGGQQQRVSIARALVNDPVILLADEPTGALDTKTSEEIMGIFQKLNDAGKTVILVTHEPDIAEYAKRIVRFRDGQIIADEVVEDRRRVSMEGRADELS from the coding sequence ATGAAACCGGTCATTCAAATAGAAGAGCTGAGAAAGCAGTACATCATCGGAGACCAGGAGATTTATGCGCTCAGGGGTGTCAGCTTGTCGATTGAGGAAGGGGATTTCGTGGCAATCATGGGGCCATCGGGTTCAGGCAAGTCTTCGATGATGAATGTGATTGGCTGTCTGGATAAGCCTACCTCGGGAGAATTTTTTTTGGACGGCTATCCTGTATCACAAGCCCATGATGATGAATTGGCAGTCATCCGCAATCAGAAAATCGGTTTTGTTTTTCAAAATTTCAATCTGTTGCCACGTACAACCGCAGTCGAAAATGTCGAGTTGCCTCTGTTATATGGAGGCACGCCTGCACGGGAACGAAGAGAAAAAGCCATCCGGGCATTAACGAGTGTCGGACTGGCAGAGCGATTGAACAACAAGCCCAATGAGCTGTCAGGTGGACAACAGCAACGCGTATCGATTGCGCGAGCTCTCGTCAACGATCCCGTCATTCTGCTCGCAGATGAGCCGACAGGAGCGCTGGACACGAAGACGAGTGAAGAGATCATGGGTATTTTTCAAAAGCTGAACGATGCGGGCAAAACGGTTATTTTGGTGACACATGAGCCTGATATTGCGGAGTATGCCAAGAGGATCGTCCGGTTTCGCGATGGGCAAATCATCGCGGATGAAGTGGTGGAGGATCGCAGAAGGGTGTCGATGGAGGGTAGAGCAGATGAGCTTTCTTGA
- a CDS encoding ABC transporter permease, whose protein sequence is MSFLECVRISFRSIRANGLRSVLTMLGIIIGVAAVIAMVAIGEGTSTSVASQINGLGSNLLIVTPGQATQGRVSLGAGSLNTLTMADAETLMQKESISDVAPSVNARGQIVWGSNNYSSMLEGTSADFPQVRNVEVGQGRFFSNFEVKMQYNVAVVGTEVVSNLFKGANPVGQTVQINRIPFTIIGVLQSQGSSGMTNNDDRIIIPITTAMNRLTGGKNVGSIYVSAASSDLMEKAQQDIQQALRSNHKLRPQAADDFRITSQSDILSTAQSVSSSMTALLSGIAAISLIVGGIGVMNIMLVSVTERTREIGIRKAIGAKRGDILRQFLIEAVTLSLIGGVIGIALGVGAAFLVSKLGQMATSISLSPIMYAFLTSTLVGVIFGVYPARKAAQLKPIDALRYE, encoded by the coding sequence ATGAGCTTTCTTGAATGTGTACGCATTTCTTTTCGCAGCATCAGGGCAAATGGCTTGCGCTCCGTCCTCACGATGCTGGGAATCATCATCGGTGTGGCTGCTGTTATCGCGATGGTGGCGATTGGAGAAGGGACTTCCACGTCTGTTGCTTCGCAGATCAATGGTTTAGGGAGCAACCTGTTGATTGTCACACCTGGTCAGGCGACACAAGGCAGGGTAAGCCTTGGGGCTGGCTCTCTGAATACGCTGACGATGGCAGATGCAGAAACCCTGATGCAAAAAGAGTCCATTTCGGATGTGGCTCCCAGCGTCAATGCGCGGGGGCAGATTGTTTGGGGAAGCAATAACTATTCCAGTATGCTCGAGGGGACGTCAGCCGATTTCCCGCAGGTGAGGAATGTAGAAGTAGGACAAGGACGCTTCTTTAGCAATTTTGAAGTGAAGATGCAATACAACGTGGCTGTCGTGGGGACAGAGGTGGTCAGCAACCTGTTTAAAGGAGCGAATCCAGTGGGGCAAACCGTTCAGATCAACCGGATTCCGTTTACGATCATCGGCGTATTGCAGAGCCAGGGTAGTTCAGGTATGACAAACAACGATGATCGGATCATCATTCCGATTACCACTGCGATGAACAGGCTGACTGGAGGCAAAAATGTGGGCTCGATCTATGTCTCGGCAGCATCGTCGGATTTGATGGAGAAGGCGCAACAAGATATTCAGCAAGCCCTTCGTTCCAATCACAAACTACGGCCACAAGCTGCCGATGACTTCCGCATTACGTCTCAATCTGACATTTTAAGCACGGCACAGTCAGTATCCAGCTCGATGACGGCGCTTTTATCTGGTATTGCTGCCATCTCGCTGATTGTTGGTGGAATCGGCGTAATGAACATTATGCTTGTTTCTGTCACAGAGCGGACACGGGAGATCGGAATTCGCAAAGCGATTGGAGCGAAGCGGGGAGATATTCTCCGTCAGTTTTTGATCGAAGCGGTTACGCTTAGCCTGATTGGCGGGGTGATTGGTATTGCCTTAGGGGTAGGGGCTGCGTTTTTGGTTAGCAAGCTCGGTCAGATGGCAACCTCAATTAGTCTGTCGCCGATCATGTATGCGTTTCTGACCTCTACATTGGTCGGTGTCATTTTCGGTGTGTATCCGGCGAGAAAAGCAGCACAGCTCAAACCAATTGACGCACTGCGGTATGAGTGA